One Ancylobacter novellus DSM 506 genomic window, GGGGCGAGAATGCCGATGCGGACAGGTTTGGATTGGGCGATAGCCGGAGCGAAGACACCCGGCACGGAAGCGGCAAGACCGGCAGCACCGATCCCCCGCAGCACGGAGCGGCGGTTGAGATTCATTGATTTCCTCCCCTCGCGGGTCTTATGCCCGCCGTAGGTCCTGACATATCATAAATATGCAGACTGAATGTCTGGCAAGGAATAATTTTGACTTAGATCAATTTGTGATCGCTCGACGACGCCTGCGTTCGCTCGCAAAGCGATGCTGCGCCTGGGTTTTGCGACGCCGACGGGTGAACCCGGCTACCGCGTCGGAAACAATCGAACTGACATATCTTCAGGATATTTCACGCCGCCGGAGCTTTACACGACGCCCGGCGCGGCAGCAGGATGACCGGCAATACCAACCGCGAAAGCGAGAAATGAGGGAAGGGAGCCCCGCCATGATCGCCGTGATTTTCGAGGTCTGGCCCGCCGAGGGCGAGCGCCAGCACTATCTCGACATCGCCGCCGCGCTGCGCGCCGACCTCGCCGAGGTCGACGGCTTCATCTCGGTCGAGCGCTTCCAGAGCCTCACCGACCCGGAAAAGATGCTCTCGCTGTCGATCTGGCGCGACGAGGAAGCGGTCCGCCAATGGCGCAACCGCGCCAATCACCGAAAGGCGCAGGCCGAGGGGCGCCACGGCGTGTTCCGCGACTACCGGCTGCGCATTGCCGAGGTGTCGCGCGACTACGGCCTGAGCGACCGCGCGCAGGCGCCGAACGACAGCCGGCAGGCCCATGCACCCGTGAGCATCGCTATATAGCCGGCTAATCGAACATGATGACGCTGCGGATCGCCTCGCCGCGCTTCAACGCGGCGAAGCCGTCATTGATCTCGTCGAGCGCGATGCGGGCGGTGATGAGTTCGTCAAGCTTCAGCCGCCCGTCGAGATAGCCCTTTGCCAACAGCGGGAAATCCCGTTCCGGTCGTGCGCCGCCATAGGAGGAGCGGCGGATGCGCTTCTCGCCCATCAGCGAGCCCCAGCGGAAGGCGACGTCCTTCGCCACATCGATCTTGCCGAGCCAGATCACCTCGCCGCCGGGCCGCACCGCCTCGGCACTGGTGCGGAAAGCGGCGGGACTTCCCGCCGATTCCAGCACCACATCGGCGCCGCGCCCCTTCGTGGCCGCCCGCGCGACGTCCGTCGCGTCTCCGCGGGTGGCATTGACCAGCCGGGTTGCGCCCATGACGGCGGCAAGGTCGAGCTTGTCGTCGCTGAGGTCGACCGCGATGATCTCGCCGGCGCCGGCCAGCCGCGCGCCCTGCACCGCCGCCAGCCCTACCGCGCCGCAGCCCAGCACCATCACGGTGTCGCCGGGTGATATCGAGGCGATGTTCATCGCCGCCCCTGCCCCGGTCATCACCCCGCAGCCGATCAGACAGGCGCGATCGAACGGGATCTCGCGCGGCACCGGAATCGCCTGCTGGTCCGGCACGATGCAGTACTCGCCGAAGGCGCCGAGGAACATCAGTTGGCGCAGTTCGCGGCCGTCGGCGAGCCTTGCCCGCGGCGCGCCGTCGAAGGCCAGCGCCTTCGGCCCCTCGCTGAGATAGCCCTCGCACAGGATCGGCAGCGAGCGGTCGCAGTAGAAGCAGCCGCCGCAATGCGGGTTCCAGGACAGCACCACATGGTCGCCCGGCTTCACCCCGCGCGCGTCCGGCCCGACCTCCTCTACGATGCCTGCCGCCTCATGGCCGAGCACGATCGGCATGGGGTAGCGCAGACCGCCCTCGATCACCTCGAGATCGGTGTGGCACAGCCCCGCCGCTTTGATGCGCACCAGCACGTCGGAGGCGCGAAGCGGTTCGGCGATCACGGTCTCGATGGTGAGCGGCGCGTGCGCCTCGTGCAGCACCGCGGCCCGGTAGCTCAGGCTCATCTTTCTCTCCCGGAAGCGTGTTCTCCAGCGCCGCGGGACGGCGCCGCGATGGCGCAACCGACCGGAACACTGCCATTTTCCCGATCTTCAGGGGCGGGCGATCAAGCGGCTTGCCATCTAATGTAACACTGATATGTTAGATGCATTCTTGTCGTAGGGCAACAGCGCGGATAGCGCGCGGCCCAGACGCTCACGCCTTCAGAAAATGCCCGCCAAGGAGGACGACATGGAACTCGCCGTCAGCTCGATGACCGAGCGCCAGAGGAAATACCGCGCCACCTACCGCGAGCGCGTCGCCGGCTGGTACAATGGCTGGCTGCACATCGCGGTGATCTACACGATCGGCTTCACCGCCCTTTACGTGTACGTCTCGAACATCGCGAATGTGGCGTGGTGGGAGTGGCTCACCGTCCCGGTGGTGTTCCTGTTCTGCAATTTCTTTGAATGGGCGCTGCACCGCTACGTGATGCACCGGCCCTCGCGCATCCCGCTGCTGCGCGCGGTCTATAACCGCCACACGCTGATGCACCATCAGTTCTTCACCGAGGAGGAGATGCGCTTCGCCGATCATCACGACTGGCGCGTCACCTTCTTCCCGCCCTATGCGCTGGTGACCTTCACGCTGATGTCGATCCCCGGCGCCGTGGTGCTGTCCTGGCTGGTCTCGCCCAATGTCGGCTGGCTGTTCATCACCACCACGACCTCGGTGTACCTGCTCTACGAGTTCATGCACTTCACCACGCATATCGACGAGAACTGGTTCGTGCGGAACATGCCGTTCATCAACACGAACCGGCGCCACCATGCCGCGCACCACAACCAGTCGATCATGATGGAGAGGAACATGAACCTCACCTTCCCGATCATGGACTGGGCGTTCGGCACCTCGGATCTCGATCGCGGCTTCCTCGGCCATCTCTTCAACGGCTACGACACCCGCTACATCAAGCGGGACATGCGCAAGACCTCGCGCACGCCGCGGCCCGCCGGAGCCGATGCCGCAGCCGGTTCCATGACCCGGCAGCCCGCCGAATAGCGCGCGGCCTTCCTGCTCACAGCCTCAAGGAGACCGTCATGGCCGCACTCGAGCCGAACGTGATCGCGCTTGCCTGGTTCGCCCTGTTCTCGACGCTGTGCTGCGTCGGCTTCCTCATCCTCTCGGGCTCGTTCCCGCTCAGCGCCGCGAAGGAGCGCGGGCAGGCCTCCAGTCCCGCCCTCGCGCTCCTCAACGGCGCGCTGATGCTGGTGCTGGTGGGGTTCACCCTCGCCTTCGGCCTGATCGAGCTGCGCGTCACCAGCGTCATCGTGGTGGCGGGCCTCGCCTTCCTGTTCGCGCCGGCCTCGTTCGAGATCTGGCCGGAGCGCTGGAAGGATGGCCGCGCCGTCCTCGCCATCATGGCGCTCGCCCAGATGGGCGCCCTTGCCGCGCTCTACCAGGTCGGCGGCGAAGTTCTCGCGCCCCTGGTGTGAACACGGGAGAGGAAACGCCATGAACCAACACCACCCGTCACGCCCGGAAAACGGAGCCAGCCATGCCCACAATTGTGAAGCTCACCATCTCGCTGATCGTGATCCTTGTCGCGGCTGCGGGCTATGCCCTGCAGGCGCATCTCGGTCAGGTCGGCCCGAAATACGCGGTGCTGTTCCTCGGAGCCTTCATGGTGATCGCCATGTGGCTGTTCCCGGAGGTCAGCCGTAAGGAGATCCGCAAATAGCGCAACGCCGCTGACACCGCCTTCCAGACGCAATAGCCCGGCCCGATCCACAGGCCGGGTTTCTTTTGTGAGACTCCGGTGGCAGCGGCGGTTTTGATGAAAGTCGGAACGACGTCTTCACCGCTAGCTGGCGATAACCAGCTCGGTTCCGGCGGCGACCAGTGCCTTCAACACCCGAAGACGTGGATGGCCGGGTCAAGCCCGGCCATGACGGTGCTTGAAACCGCCACGCCGCGTCCCCCCGGTTGCGAACAAAACGGGAAACGTGTTTGCCTGCCCGCTGCCCTCTCCGACAGCGATTCGTGCCCCGATGCAGCCTGCCGCCTATCTCGACAAGCTGAACCCGCAGCAGCGGCGGGCGGTCGAGCACGGCATCGCCGGTCCCGGCGACGTCACCGGCGGGCCGCTGCTGGTCATCGCCGGCGCAGGCTCGGGCAAGACCAACACGCTCGCCCACCGCGTCGCCCATCTCATCGTCAACGGCGCCGACCCGCGCCGCATCATGCTGCTGACCTTCTCGCGCCGCGCCGCGGCCGAGATGACGCGCCGCGTCGAGCGCATCGCCGCCCATGTGCTCGGCCCGAATGCGGCCGTGCTCACCGAGGGGCTGACCTTTGCCGGCACCTTCCACGGCGTCGGCGCGCGGCTGCTGCGCGACTATGCGGTGCAGATCGGCCTCGACCCGAACTTCACCATCCATGACCGCGAGGACAGCGCCGACCTCATCAACCTCGTGCGCCACGAGCTCGGCTTCTCCAGAACCGAGAAGCGCTTCCCCGCCAAGGGCACGCTGATCGCCATCTATTCCCGTGCGGTGAATGCCGAGCAGCCGCTCGAAGAGGTGATCGGCCGCGCCTTCCCCTGGTGTGCCGGCTGGAACGCCGAGCTGAAGGCGCTGTTCGCCGCCTATGTCGAGGCCAAGCAGCGCCAAAACGTGCTCGATTACGACGATCTGCTGCTCTACTGGGCGCAGATGGTCGGCGAGCCCTCGATCGCCGCCGACCTCGCCGGGCGCTTCGACCATGTGCTGATCGACGAATATCAGGACACCAACCGGCTGCAGGCCTCCATCCTGCTCGGGCTGAAGCCGGACGGGCGCGGCCTCACCGTGGTCGGCGACGATGCGCAGTCGATCTATTCCTTCCGCGCCGCCACGGTGCGCAACATCCTCGACTTTCCCGGGCACTTCTCGCCCCGCGCGGACACCGTCATGCTGGAGCAGAACTACCGCTCGAGCCAGCCGATCCTCGCCGCCGCCAATGCGGTGATCGACTTCGCCGCCGAGCGCTACGCCAAGAACCTCTGGTCCGACCGCGCCTCCACCGAGCGGCCGATCCTGGTCAGCGTGCGCGACGAGATCGAGCAGGCGAACTTCGTCGCCACCCGCATCCTGGAGAACCGCGAGGACGGCATCGCGCTGAAGTCGCAGGCGGTGCTGTTCCGTGCCGCCCATCATTCGGGGCCGCTGGAAGTCGAGCTCACCCGCCGCAACATTCCCTTCGTGAAGTTCGGCGGACTGAAATTCCTCGATTCCGCCCATGTGAAGGACGTGCTGGCGGCGCTGCGCTTCGTCGAGAACCCGCGCGACCGCGTCGCTGGCTTCCGCGTGCTGCGGCTGCTCGACGGCCTCGGCCCCGCCACCGCCGGGCGCATCCTCGACGAGGTGGCCACCTCCGATGCGCTGGTGCCGGCGCTGGAAGGCTTCGCGCCCCCGGCCCGCACGGCACAGGACTGGCCGGCCTTCCTCGCCATGATCAGCGAATTGAAGGGCAAGGCCGCCGGCTGGCCGGGCGAGCTCGACCTCGTGTGGCAATGGTACGAGCCGCTGCTGGAGCGCCTGCACGAGGACGCCGCAAGCCGTCAGGCCGATCTCGTGCAGCTGGCGCAGATCGCCGGCGGCTATGCCTCGCGCGAGCGCTTCCTCACCGAGCTGACGCTGGACCCGCCCGACGCCACCAGCGCCGAGGCCGGCCCGCCGCATCTCGACGAGGACTATGTCATCCTCTCCACCATCCATTCCGCTAAGGGGCAGGAATGGAAGAAGGTCTTCGTGCTCAACGTGGTCGACGGCTGCATCCCCATCGATCTCGGCGTCGGCACCAAGGACGAGATCGAGGAGGAACGGCGCCTGCTCTATGTCGCCATGACGCGGGCTAAGGACAGCCTGCACCTGATGGTGCCGCAGCGCTTCTTCACCCACGGTCAGGCCGCGCGCGGCGACCGGCACGTCTATGCCGCGCGCACCCGCTTCATCCCGCCGACCATACTGAACCGCTTCGCCGCCACCTCCTGGCCGCCGGCAGCTCCCGCGGAGCCGGGCCAGCGACCGGTGGACACCCCGCGCATCGACATCGGCGCCCGCATGCGCGCCATGTGGAAGTAGCCCTGTCCCCTTCCCTCATCCCCGGGCTGGACCCGGGGACCCAGACTTTCTTGCTGCGCCCGGACACTGGGTGGCCAGAACTCGGGCTTGCCCGAGTTCTGTATTGGGAAGACCGAAGTCGGCAATTGCCGACTTCGGGTCAGGCCCGGCCATGAGGGCAAGAGGATGATCCACCCTCATCCGGAGGTGCTCGCGCAGCGAGCCTCGAAGGATGATCGCTTCAGCGCACCCCGACGAGCATCCTTCGAGGCCCAGCCATTGGCCGGGCACCTCAGGACGAGGTTCATCAGGGAGAAATCGTACGGCCCTGGTCGAGAGGAGCAGGACCAGATCACCGGATGCGCACGCCCGGTCCGTACTCTCCGGGCGGCAGCAGCATGACGCCGGCATCCTCGAAGGTACGGATGAGCAGGGTTTCGGTGCCGCGATGCAGCACGTGGCGGTGGCATTCGAAGTCGCGGACCGTGCTGCGCGAGACGCCGGCGCGTTCGGCCAGGTGCTCCTGCGTCCAGTTGAGCAGCCCGCGTGCGGCGCGGCATTGTTCGGGCGCCAATTCCATCGTTTCTGCCTTGCGCTAGGTCACCCAAATCAACCATAATGGGCGAAATCACGCAAGGCACCGAGGAATCCGCCCGAAGGGAGGCACCCGCTACCTATGTCCCACGAGACGCTCCTCCTCGTCGCGCTGATCCTGCCCTTCGCAGGCAGCCTGCTGGCGGGGTTTCTGCCGACCCACGCGCGCAACGCCGCGGCGGTCCTGGCCGGGAGCGTGTCGGTGGCGGGCAGCGCCATCGTGGTGTGGCTCTACGCGAGCGTGGCGGATGACGGCCCGGTCCGGCTGTGGATCGACTGGCTGCCGACCCTGGGCCTCGACTTCACCCTGCGGCTCGACGGGCTGGCCTGGCTCTTCGCCATCCTGATCTTCGGCATCGGCGCGCTCGTCGTGCTCTATGCGCGCTACTACATGTCGCGCGAAGACCCGGTGCCGCGCTTCTTCTCCTTCCTGCTCGCCTTCATGGGCTCGATGGTCGGCATCGTGGTGTCCGGCAATCTGGTGCAGATGGTCTTCTTCTGGGAGCTGACCAGCCTCTTCTCCTTCCTGCTCATCGGCTACTGGCACCACACCGCGGCGGCGCGCGACGGCGCGCGCATGGCGCTCACCGTCACCGCCACCGGCGGGCTGTGCCTCCTTGTCGGCGTGCTGCTGATCGGACGCATCGTCGGCAGCTACGACGTCGACCAGATCCTCGCCTCCGGCGAATTGCTGCGCGACAGCGACCTCTATGTGCCGGCGCTGGTGCTGGTGCTGGTGCTGCTCGGCGCCTTCACCAAGAGCGCGCAGTTCCCGTTCCATTTCTGGTTGCCGCACGCCATGGCGGCGCCGACGCCGGTCTCGGCCTATCTGCACTCGGCCACCATGGTGAAGGCCGGCATCTTCCTGATGATGCGGCTCTGGCCGGTCATGGCCGGCACCGACGCCTGGTTCTACACCGTCGTGCCGGCCGGACTGGTGACGCTGCTGCTCGGCGCCTTCGCCGCCATCTACCAGCAGGACCTGAAGGGGCTGCTCGCCTATTCCACCATCAGCCATCTCGGGCTGATTACCCTTCTGCTCGGCCTCGGCAGCCCGCTGGCGGCGGTGGCGGCGATCTTCCACACGCTCAACCACGCCATCTTCAAGGCGTCGCTGTTCATGGCGGCGGGCATCATCGACCACGAGACCGGCACGCGCGATCTGCGCAAGCTCTCCGGCCTCTACCGCTACATGCCCTTCACCGCCTCGCTCGCCATGGTCGCCGCCGCCGCCATGGCCGGCGTGCCGCTGCTCAACGGCTTCATCTCCAAGGAGATGTTCTTCGCCGAAGCGGTGGCCGACCATACCGGCTCGCTGCTCGACGACAGCCTGCCCTATTGGGCGACGCTGGCGGGCGTGTTCAGCGTCACCTATTCCCTGCGCTTCATCTTCGGCGTGTTCTTCGGCCCGCCGCCGGTCGGGCTCGCCCACCGCCCGCACGAGCCGGCGCACTGGATGCGCTTCCCCATCGAGCTGCTGGTGCTGATCTGCCTGATGATCGGCATCGCGCCGGGCGTCACCGTCGGCCCCTTCCTCGCCACCGCGGTGAAGGGCACGCTCGACGGCACCGTCCCCTATTACAGCCTCGCGGTCTGGCACGGCTTCACCCTGCCGCTCTTGATGAGCTTCATCGCGCTCGCCGGCGGCGTGGTGCTCTATCTCCTCCTGCGCCGCTATCTCGACAGCGGCATCGAGGGCCCGCCGCTGCTGCGCGAGCTCAAGGGCCAGCGCATCTTCGAGAAGGTGCTGGTCACGCTGTCCTGGCAATGGGCGCGGGCGGCGGAAGCCACGCTCGGCACGCGGCGCTTGCAGGCGCAGATGCGCATCGTGGTGGCGCTGGCGGTGGTGGCGGCGCTCTCGCCCTTCATCGTCGGCGGGGCGGTCGGCACCGGCGGCCTGCCGGGCACGCGGGTGGCGCCGGGCTTCGCCATTCTCTGGGCGATCGGCATCGCCTGCGCACTCAGCGCCGCCTACCAGGCCAAGTATCATCGCTTCGCCGCGCTGGTGCTGGTCGGCGGCGCCGGCCTCGTCACCTGCGTCACCTTCGTCTGGCTCTCGGCGCCGGACCTGGCGGTGACGCAGCTCCTCGTCGAGATCGTCACCACCGTGCTGCTGCTGCTCGGCCTGCGCTGGCTGCCCAAGCGGATCGAGGACGTCTACCCGACCCGCCCGCCGCTGCCGGTGCTGCTGCGCCGCTACGTCGATTTCGCCATCGCCTGCGGGCTCGGCGGGCTGATGGCCTTCCTGTCCTATTGCCTGATGACCCGCCCGCTGCCGCAGAGCGTCTCCCGCTTCTTCGTCCAGAACGCCTATACGGAGGGCGGCGGCAGCAACATCGTCAACGTCATCCTCGTCGACTTCCGCGCCTTCGACACCATGGGCGAGATCGTGGTGCTGTGCCTCGCCGGCCTCACCGTCTTCGCCCTGCTGCGTCGCTTCCGCCCGGCGCCGGAAAGCATAGAGAGCCCGGAACAGCAGCGCATCCAGGACGCCTATGACGAGGCGGCGCCCGACCGCACGCCCGGCGACACGGTGACCGACTACATGCTCATCCCGCGCCTCATCATGAACTGGCTGTTCCCGGTGATCGCGGTGATGGCGGTCTATCTGTTCATGCGCGGCCACGACCTGCCGGGCGGCGGCTTCGCCGCCGGCGTCACCCTCTCCATCGCCTTCATCGTGCAGTACATGGCGAGCGGCACACGCTGGGTGGAGGACCATTTGCGCGTGCTGCCGCTGCGCTGGATGGGGGCGGGCCTGCTCATCTCGGCGGGCACGGGAGCCGGCTCCCTCTGGTTCGGCTATCCCTTCCTGACCTCGTATTTCCAGTATCTGGACGTCCCCTTCATCGGCAAGGTGCCGGCGGCGAGCGCGCTGCTGTTCGACCTCGGCGTGTTCGCCCTGGTGGTCGGCGCCACGGTGCTGGTGCTCATCGCCCTCGCCCACCAGTCGCTGCGCTCCAATCGCGCGTCCCAGGCAGCGGAAGGGGCCGACTGATGGAGATGATGCGATGGAGATGATCCTTGCGATCGGCATCGGCGTCTTCGCCGCCTCGGGCGTGTGGCTGATCCTGCGCCCGCGCACCTATCAGGTGATCATCGGCCTGTCGCTGATCTCCTATGCGGTGAACCTGTTCATCTTCAGCATGGGCCGGGTGCGCATCGACGTGCCGCCGGTGCTCAAGTCGGGCGCACCGGGCGATCCGGCGACGCTCGCCGACCCGATGCCGCAGGCGCTGGTGCTCACCGCCATCGTCATCGGCTTCGCCATGACGGCGCTGTTCCTCGTCGTGCTGCTCGCCGCGCGCGGGCGCACCGGCACCGACCATGTCGACGGACGGGAGCCGGACAGATGATCCCCGTCATCGAGCACCTCGCCGTCCTGCCGATCCTGCTGCCGCTGGCGGTCGGCGCCTTCATGCTGCTGTTCGACGAGCGCCGGCGCCTGTTCAAGATGGTGGTGAGCCTCGCCACCGTCGCGACGCTGCTGGCCATCGCGCTGACCCTGGTGGCGCTGGTCGACATGCCGACCGGCGACCGCTGGTCGACCATCATCGTCTATCCGCTCGGCAACTGGCCGCCGCCCTTCGGCATCGTTCTGGTGGTCGACCGGCTCGCCGCGCTCATGCTGCTGGTCACCGCCCTGCTCGCCGGCGCCACGCTGCTCTTCGCCATGGCGCGCTGGCACAAGGCGGGGCCGCGCTTCTACACGCTGTTCCTGCTGCTGCTGACCGGCCTCAACGGCGCCTTTCTCACCGGCGACCTGTTCAACCTGTTCGTCTTCTTCGAGATCCTGCTCGCCGCCTCCTACGGGCTGGTGCTGCACGGCTCGGGCACGGCGCGGGTGCGCGCGGGGTTGCACTACATCCCGATCAACCTCGTCGCCTCCTCGCTCTTCCTCATAGGCGTCAGCCTGATCTACGGCGTCACCGGCACGCTCAACATGGCCGACCTCAGCCGGATGATGCCGACGCTGGAGCCGCAGTCGCGCATGCTGATGGAGGCGGGCGCGGCCGTGCTCGGCATCGCTTTCCTGGTGAAAGCCGGCATGTGGCCGCTGAGCTTCTGGCTTCCGACCACCTATGCCGCCGCCTGCGCGCCCATCGCCGCCATGTTCGCCATCATGACCAAGGTCGGCATCTATGTGATCCTGCGCCTGTTCCTGCTGTGCTTCGGCGACGAGGCCGGCGCCTCGGCCGATTTCGGCGCGCTCTGGCTCTATTATGGCGGGCTCGCCACCATCGTCTTCGGCGGCATCGGCGTGCTCGCCTCGCAGTCCATGCAGCGGCTCGGCGGCTATGCGGTGCTGGTCTCCTCCGGCACGCTGCTCGCCGCCATCGGCACCGGCAACAGCGCGGTGATCTCCGGCGCGCTGTTCTATCTCGTCACCTCCACCTTTGCCATCGGCGCCTATTTCCTGCTGGTCGAGCTGATCGAGCGCGGCCAGGCGGCCGGCGCCGACGTGCTCGCCGTCACGCTGGAGATCTTCGGCGACCCGGAGGAGGACATCGAGGACGAGGACGAGGAGGTCGGCGTCGCCATTCCGGCGACCATCGCCATACTGGGCGGCGCCTTCGTCGCCTGCACGGCGCTGCTCGCCGGCCTGCCGCCGCTGTCGGGCTTCATCGCCAAGTTCGCCATGCTCTCGGCGCTGATGAACGAGGCCGGCGATATCCCGGTCTCGCACTGGGTCTTCGTCTTCGTGCTCATGGCCTCGGGCCTCGCCACGCTGATCGCCATGAGCCGCAACGGCATACGCACGCTGTGGGTGCCGACGGAGACCGAGATCCCGCGCGTGCGCGCCATCGAGGCGATCCCGGTCGGGGCGCTGCTGTTCCTCTGCGTGGCGCTCACCGTGATGGGCGGTCCGGCCATGCGCTACATGGAGGCGACGGCGCAGATCCTCTACTGGCCCAGCGAATATTCGCGCGACGTGCTCGGCTCCGCGTCGGCCGGCACGATCTCCGGCGCGCCCATCACGCCGGTGCCGGCGTCCTCCCAGGGAGGCGCGCCATGACCCTGCTCCGGCGGGTGCTGCCGCATCCCTTCCTGTTCCTCGCCTTGCTCGGCATGTGGCTGCTGATGACGCAGAGCCTGTCGACCGGGCAGATCCTGCTCGGCGCGCTGGTCGCCTTCGGCGGCTGCTGGGCCATGGTGGCGCTCGATCCCGAGCCGGCACGCATCGGCCGCCCCCTCGCCATCGCCCGGCTGGCGGGCCGCGTCTTCGTCGACGTCTTCCGCTCGAATGTCGCGGTCGGCCGCATCATCCTCGGCGACGAGGAGAAGCGCACCCATTCCGGCTTCATGAGCCTGAAGCTCGATCTCACCGACCGCTACGGCCTCGCCGTTCTCGCCATCGTGCTGACCTGCACGCCCGGTACGCAGTGGGTACACTACGATCCCACGCGCGGCGTCCTCACCCTGCATGTGCTCGACCTGGTCGACGAGAAGCATTGGGTGCGCACGATCAAGCAGCGCTACGAGACCCTGCTGATGGAGATCTTCGAATGAGCGCGATGATCCTCGGCTGGTCGATCACGGCGGCGCAGGTGCTGCTGGGCTTCGCCATGGCCTGCGCGGCGCTGCGCTTCATCCGCGGGCCGCGCGCGCAGGACCGCATCATCGGCCTCGACACCTTCTATGTGAACGCCATGCTGATGCTTATCACCATCGGCATACGCAGCGGCGCGACGCTGTATTTCGAGGCGGCGCTGATCATCGGCCTGCTCGGCTTCGTCGGCACGGTGGCGCTCGCCAAGTTCCTCATGCGCGGCGAGGTGATCGAATGAGCGCGGCTCCCGACCTGCCGCTGTGGGCGGCGCTGCTGGTCTCCGTCCTCATCGTCGGTGGCGCGCTGGTGACGCTGATCGGCTCGATCGGCCTGTGGCGGCTGCCGGACTTCTATGCCCGGCTGCACGCGCCCTCGCTCGGCGCCACCCTCGGCACCGGCGCCATCCTCATCGGGTCGATGATCTGCTTCTCCGTGCTGCGCAGCCGGCCGCTGGTGCACGAGGTGCTGATCGCCGTCTTCGTCACCATCACCACGCCGGTGACGCTGATGCTGCTCTCCCGCGCCTCGCTCTACCGCGACCGGGTGGAGGGCCGCACCGACGTGCCGGCCGAAGACCCCGAACCTACCGAGCCGTGACGTTCCCTACAGCACTTCCTTCAGCTTGGCGGCGAGGCCGCCGAGGGTGAACGGCTTGATCAGCAGGTGCACGCCGTGGTCGAGCACGCCATTGTGGATGATGGCGTTGCGCGTATAGCCGGTGGTGAAGATCACCTTGAGGTCCGGCCGCAGGGCGAGCGCCGCATTGGCGAGCTGGCGCCCGTTCATGGTCGGCATCACCACGTCGGTCAGCAGCACGCGGATCTCGGGATGGGCCTCGAGCTCGTGCAGCGCCGCCGCGCCGCTGTCGGCCTCGATCACGCGGTAGCCGAGCTCGTCGAGCATGGTCCGGCTCATCGCCCGCACCTGCGCGTCGTCCTCGACCAGCAGCACGATCTCGGCATTGCCGCCGCCGGCCACCTCGCCGGCCGCCGCCGGTTCGGCCGGCATCTCGCCGGTGTAGCGCGGGAAGTAGAGCTTCACCGTCGTGCCGTGGCCGACCTCGGAATAGATCTTCACATGCCCGCCCGACTGCTTGACGAAGCCGTGCACCTGGCTGAGGCCGAGCCCGGTGCCCTGCCCCGGCGGCTTGGTGGTGAAGAAGGGATCGAACGCCTTCTCCATCACCGGCTCGGCCATGCCCGAGCCGTTGTCGGTGACGGCGATCAGCACATATTGCCCGGGCGTCACCTCGGGCTGCTGGGTGGCATAGGATTCGTCCAGGAAGGCGTTGGTGGTCTCGATGGTGAGCTTGCCGCCGTCCGGCATGGCGTCGCGCGCGTTCACCGCGAGGTTGAGCAGCACGTTCTCGAACTGGTTCTGGTCGACATTGATGCGCCAGAGCCCGCCGCCATGCACGATTTCGATCTCGATGGTCTCCGGCAGCGAGCCGCGCAAGAGGCCGGACATGCCGCTGACCAGCTTGTTGACGTCGCTCGGCGTCGGCGAGAGCGCCTGACGGCGCGAGAAGGCGAGCAGCCGGCCGGTGAGCTGCACCGCGCGGTCGCCGC contains:
- a CDS encoding helix-turn-helix domain-containing protein, whose translation is MELAPEQCRAARGLLNWTQEHLAERAGVSRSTVRDFECHRHVLHRGTETLLIRTFEDAGVMLLPPGEYGPGVRIR
- a CDS encoding ATP-dependent helicase — protein: MQPAAYLDKLNPQQRRAVEHGIAGPGDVTGGPLLVIAGAGSGKTNTLAHRVAHLIVNGADPRRIMLLTFSRRAAAEMTRRVERIAAHVLGPNAAVLTEGLTFAGTFHGVGARLLRDYAVQIGLDPNFTIHDREDSADLINLVRHELGFSRTEKRFPAKGTLIAIYSRAVNAEQPLEEVIGRAFPWCAGWNAELKALFAAYVEAKQRQNVLDYDDLLLYWAQMVGEPSIAADLAGRFDHVLIDEYQDTNRLQASILLGLKPDGRGLTVVGDDAQSIYSFRAATVRNILDFPGHFSPRADTVMLEQNYRSSQPILAAANAVIDFAAERYAKNLWSDRASTERPILVSVRDEIEQANFVATRILENREDGIALKSQAVLFRAAHHSGPLEVELTRRNIPFVKFGGLKFLDSAHVKDVLAALRFVENPRDRVAGFRVLRLLDGLGPATAGRILDEVATSDALVPALEGFAPPARTAQDWPAFLAMISELKGKAAGWPGELDLVWQWYEPLLERLHEDAASRQADLVQLAQIAGGYASRERFLTELTLDPPDATSAEAGPPHLDEDYVILSTIHSAKGQEWKKVFVLNVVDGCIPIDLGVGTKDEIEEERRLLYVAMTRAKDSLHLMVPQRFFTHGQAARGDRHVYAARTRFIPPTILNRFAATSWPPAAPAEPGQRPVDTPRIDIGARMRAMWK
- a CDS encoding sterol desaturase family protein, whose amino-acid sequence is MELAVSSMTERQRKYRATYRERVAGWYNGWLHIAVIYTIGFTALYVYVSNIANVAWWEWLTVPVVFLFCNFFEWALHRYVMHRPSRIPLLRAVYNRHTLMHHQFFTEEEMRFADHHDWRVTFFPPYALVTFTLMSIPGAVVLSWLVSPNVGWLFITTTTSVYLLYEFMHFTTHIDENWFVRNMPFINTNRRHHAAHHNQSIMMERNMNLTFPIMDWAFGTSDLDRGFLGHLFNGYDTRYIKRDMRKTSRTPRPAGADAAAGSMTRQPAE
- a CDS encoding Zn-dependent alcohol dehydrogenase, with the protein product MSLSYRAAVLHEAHAPLTIETVIAEPLRASDVLVRIKAAGLCHTDLEVIEGGLRYPMPIVLGHEAAGIVEEVGPDARGVKPGDHVVLSWNPHCGGCFYCDRSLPILCEGYLSEGPKALAFDGAPRARLADGRELRQLMFLGAFGEYCIVPDQQAIPVPREIPFDRACLIGCGVMTGAGAAMNIASISPGDTVMVLGCGAVGLAAVQGARLAGAGEIIAVDLSDDKLDLAAVMGATRLVNATRGDATDVARAATKGRGADVVLESAGSPAAFRTSAEAVRPGGEVIWLGKIDVAKDVAFRWGSLMGEKRIRRSSYGGARPERDFPLLAKGYLDGRLKLDELITARIALDEINDGFAALKRGEAIRSVIMFD
- a CDS encoding antibiotic biosynthesis monooxygenase family protein, whose product is MIAVIFEVWPAEGERQHYLDIAAALRADLAEVDGFISVERFQSLTDPEKMLSLSIWRDEEAVRQWRNRANHRKAQAEGRHGVFRDYRLRIAEVSRDYGLSDRAQAPNDSRQAHAPVSIAI